In Hemicordylus capensis ecotype Gifberg chromosome 3, rHemCap1.1.pri, whole genome shotgun sequence, one DNA window encodes the following:
- the LOC128351246 gene encoding uncharacterized protein LOC128351246, whose protein sequence is MARGGRVAAPVCFLLLTFLPICGSQTGRQGHPNQDRPALALSKKNLKDLLKLLDQRIKVLHQRRLTLEHDLPKNPNRLETVNGKELKEYFIKEKTTPSSLTAQERPFPNSYPVLVDNKLQNIFSNIDMNTPEKPNEVEGVETEEDKNGRTLLSDQDKNAGNFDGRSIKTTNITLRFHSTDNSSTTLIDIYNLNDSIETPEVHIVVSNIMTQGIKSDSVIFKDNGLQVIVNSSVDKEVTHIPEKRRKTLIKLDRDMAARALQRTVREIFL, encoded by the exons ATGGCACGTGGTGGCAGGGTTGCAGCGCCcgtctgcttcctcctcctcaccttccTGCCCATCTGCGGCAGTCAGACTGGGCGCCAGGGGCATCCTAACCAAG ATAGGCCCGCTTTAGCACTTTCAAAAAAGAACCTTAAAGACCTTCTTAAACTACTTG ATCAGAGAATCAAAGTTCTGCACCAAAGGCGTTTGACGCTTGAGCATGACcttccaaaaaaccccaacagattGGAAACAGTAAATGGAAAAGAACTAAAAG AATACTTTATAAAAGAGAAGACAACTCCTAGTAGCCTAACAGCGCAAGAAAGACCATTTCCCAATAGCTATCCAGTGCTGGTTGATAACAAACTGCAAAATATTTTCTCAAATATTGATATGAATACTCCAGAGAAGCCTAATGAAGTGGAGGGTGTAGAAACTGAAGAGGATAAAAATGGAAGAACTTTGCTTTCTGACCAAGACAAAAATGCTGGTAATTTTGATGGCAGATCAATAAAAACAACTAATATTACATTAAGATTCCATTCTACTGACAATTCAAGCACAACTCTGATTGACATTTACAATTTAAATGATTCAATAGAGACCCCTGAAGTTCatattgtagtcagcaacattaTGACCCAAGGCATTAAATCTGATTCAGTAATATTCAAAGACAATGGTTTGCAAGTGATTGTAAACAGTTCGGTGGATAAGGAAGTGACACATATTCCTGAGAAAAGAAGAAAGACTTTGATAAAACTTGATCGTGATATGGCAGCAAGAGCACTACAGAGGACAGTAAGAGAAATCTTCCTGTAA